From a region of the Helianthus annuus cultivar XRQ/B chromosome 5, HanXRQr2.0-SUNRISE, whole genome shotgun sequence genome:
- the LOC110940444 gene encoding transcription factor bHLH68, which translates to MNRGNLLQSSPVQQMLAGGPNSWWNMMPTTRPSQPPPPHHPPVFAPSAQPHCFPHQYVPPPPPPLSSPYPWHDNQDYPDSLSQLLMSGLAGEDDKPALSQMQQVKKLENWEQLLLHDHHNSSIVKQENSLNYGSSYGHGNLEFHGVKQNNWSNPMIPVSSPSSCISSLSNSMLDFSTTISNKTDGRHPPPDRSSECNSTATGGASKKAKVQPSSNQSTFKVRKEKLGDRITALHQLVSPFGKTDTASVLLEAIGYIRFLQSQIEALSLPYLGSGSVNMRNQRHSVQQGERNCLFPEDPGQLLNDSCMKMKGSALEQDPHEEPKKDLRSRGLCLVPVSCTMQVGSDNGADYWAPAPNGGFR; encoded by the exons ATGAATAGAGGAAATTTGTTGCAAAGTTCCCCGGTGCAACAAATGCTAGCCGGCGGCCCAAACAGCTGGTGGAACATGATGCCTACCACCAGACCTTCTCAACCACCACCTCCTCACCACCCGCCGGTCTTTGCCCCTTCGGCACAACCCCACTGCTTTCCTCACCAATAtgtcccaccaccaccaccaccactttctTCTCCATATCCATGGCATGATAATCAAGACTATCCAGATTCCCTAAGCCAGTTACTTAT GAGCGGATTAGCCGGTGAAGATGACAAGCCAGCTTTGAGTCAGATGCAACAAGTAAAGAAACTGGAGAATTGGGAACAACTGTTACTACATGATCATCACAACTCTTCTATAGTGAAGCAAGAAAATTCATTAAATTACGGATCATCTTATGGCCATGGAAACCTTGAGTTTCATGGCGTTAAGCAAAACAATTGGTCGAATCCAATGATCCCGGTTTCATCTCCTAGTTCTTGCATCTCTAGCTTGAGCAATAGCATGCTTGATTTCTCTACCACCATTAGTAACAAGACGGATGGAAGACACCCTCCACCGGATCGCTCATCCGAG TGCAATAGCACTGCTACAGGTGGGGCATCCAAGAAGGCTAAAGTTCAACCTTCTTCAAATCAATCTACCTTCAAG GTGAGAAAAGAAAAACTAGGGGACAGAATAACAGCACTTCACCAGCTTGTTTCTCCGTTTGGAAAG ACTGACACAGCTTCGGTGCTTTTAGAAGCTATTGGTTACATAAGATTCCTTCAGAGTCAAATTGAG GCCCTCAGCCTACCTTACCTTGGCAGTGGATCAGTAAACATGAGAAACCAACGACATTCT GTTCAACAAGGAGAGAGAAACTGTTTATTTCCTGAAGATCCTGGTCAG CTTCTGAATGATAGCTGCATGAAGATGAAAGGATCTGCCCTTGAGCAG GATCCTCATGAAGAACCAAAGAAGGATTTGAGAAGTAGAGGACTATGTCTAGTTCCTGTTTCATGCACGATGCAAGTTGGGAGTGACAACGGAGCGGATTATTGGGCTCCAGCTCCAAACGGAGGGTTCCGATGA